A window of the Fuscovulum sp. genome harbors these coding sequences:
- a CDS encoding CTP synthase produces the protein MARYIFITGGVVSSLGKGLASAALGALLQARGYTVRLRKLDPYLNVDPGTMSPFEHGEVFVTDDGAETDLDLGHYERFTGVSARQSDSISSGRIYSNVLEKERRGDYLGKTIQVIPHVTNEIKNFLRIGDDEVDFMLCEIGGTVGDIEGLPFFEAIRQFIHERPRGQSILMHLTLLPYLAASGELKTKPTQHSVKELQSIGLAPDVLVCRSEHPIPEKEREKIALFCNVRKEHVIPAYDLKTIYEAPLAYHRAGLDQAVLDAFGITPAPKPNLARWEDVMDRLVHAEGEVRVAIVGKYTQLEDAYKSIAEALTHGGMANRTRVRAQWIDAEIFEREDPAPYLENFHAILVPGGFGERGTEGKIKAAQFAREKKIPYLGICLGMQMAVIESARNLAGMKNAGSEEFDHEAGAKRFTPVVYHLKEWVQGNHVVARKLSDDKGGTMRLGAYTATLAEGSRVAGVYGTTTIEERHRHRYEVDIQYRDKLESCGLIFSGMSPDGRLPEIVEVKDHPWFIGVQFHPELKSKPFAPHPLFADFVRAAVEMSRLV, from the coding sequence ATGGCGCGCTACATCTTCATCACTGGCGGCGTGGTTTCGTCCCTTGGCAAAGGGCTGGCATCCGCCGCGTTGGGGGCGTTGTTGCAGGCGCGCGGCTATACGGTGCGGTTGCGCAAGCTGGACCCCTATCTGAACGTTGATCCCGGCACGATGTCGCCCTTTGAACATGGCGAGGTGTTCGTCACTGATGATGGCGCGGAAACCGATCTGGACCTTGGCCATTATGAGCGATTCACCGGCGTGTCGGCGCGGCAGAGCGACAGCATTTCATCGGGGCGCATCTATTCCAACGTGCTGGAGAAGGAACGGCGCGGGGATTATCTGGGCAAGACCATTCAGGTCATTCCGCATGTGACGAATGAGATCAAGAATTTCCTCCGCATCGGTGACGATGAGGTGGATTTCATGCTGTGCGAGATTGGTGGCACGGTGGGCGATATCGAAGGGCTGCCGTTCTTTGAGGCGATCCGCCAGTTCATCCATGAACGCCCGCGCGGCCAATCCATCCTGATGCACCTGACGCTGCTGCCCTATCTGGCGGCGAGCGGCGAGTTGAAGACAAAGCCCACGCAGCACAGCGTGAAGGAATTGCAGAGCATCGGCCTTGCGCCCGATGTGCTGGTCTGCCGGTCGGAGCATCCGATCCCGGAGAAGGAACGCGAAAAGATCGCGCTGTTCTGCAATGTGCGCAAAGAGCATGTGATCCCGGCCTATGATCTGAAGACGATCTATGAAGCGCCGCTCGCCTATCACCGCGCGGGGCTGGATCAGGCGGTGCTGGATGCCTTTGGCATCACCCCTGCCCCCAAGCCCAATCTTGCGCGCTGGGAAGATGTGATGGACCGGCTGGTGCATGCCGAGGGCGAGGTGCGGGTCGCCATCGTGGGCAAGTACACCCAGTTGGAAGATGCCTATAAATCGATTGCCGAGGCGCTGACCCATGGCGGGATGGCCAACCGCACGCGGGTTCGCGCGCAGTGGATCGACGCTGAGATATTCGAGCGCGAAGACCCCGCGCCGTACCTTGAGAATTTCCACGCCATTCTGGTGCCGGGCGGCTTTGGCGAGCGCGGCACCGAAGGCAAGATCAAGGCGGCGCAATTCGCGCGGGAAAAGAAGATCCCCTATCTGGGTATCTGTTTGGGCATGCAGATGGCGGTGATCGAAAGCGCGCGCAATCTGGCGGGGATGAAGAATGCCGGGTCGGAAGAATTTGACCACGAGGCAGGGGCGAAACGGTTTACGCCCGTCGTCTATCACCTGAAGGAATGGGTGCAGGGCAACCATGTCGTGGCGCGCAAGCTGAGCGATGACAAGGGCGGCACGATGCGGCTTGGGGCCTATACGGCGACGCTGGCGGAAGGATCGCGCGTGGCGGGGGTTTACGGGACCACGACGATCGAGGAACGCCACCGCCACCGCTATGAAGTGGATATCCAGTATCGCGACAAGCTGGAAAGCTGCGGGCTGATCTTTTCGGGCATGAGCCCCGATGGGCGGCTGCCAGAGATCGTGGAGGTAAAGGATCACCCCTGGTTTATCGGGGTGCAGTTCCATCCGGAACTGAAATCCAAACCCTTCGCCCCCCATCCGCTGTTTGCCGATTTCGTGCGGGCAGCGGTGGAGATGAGCCGGTTGGTGTGA
- the secG gene encoding preprotein translocase subunit SecG produces MENVVLTIHLILALLLVGIVLLQRSEGGGLGMGGGGNNPAGRSATTALQKLTWLLAAAFIVTSLTLTILAARGADSGSVIDQIGAEQPADAPASLPAGSELLPPGPTDAPLAPPPADAPATPPAASE; encoded by the coding sequence ATGGAAAACGTCGTCCTCACCATCCACCTGATCCTTGCGCTTCTGCTGGTCGGCATCGTGCTTTTGCAGCGGTCCGAGGGTGGCGGTCTGGGCATGGGCGGTGGCGGCAACAACCCGGCGGGGCGCAGCGCAACGACCGCGTTGCAGAAACTGACATGGCTGTTGGCCGCAGCCTTTATCGTAACATCGCTGACCTTGACGATCCTCGCGGCACGTGGCGCGGATTCGGGTTCAGTGATTGACCAGATCGGTGCCGAACAGCCCGCCGATGCGCCCGCCAGCCTTCCGGCCGGGTCCGAGCTGCTGCCGCCTGGGCCGACGGATGCACCGCTGGCACCGCCGCCGGCAGATGCCCCGGCCACGCCGCCGGCAGCTAGCGAGTAA